The proteins below are encoded in one region of Microbacterium pygmaeum:
- a CDS encoding Sir2 family NAD-dependent protein deacetylase: protein MTTVTDLDAATADAIAAALSALRGRRLAILTGAGVSTDSGIPDYRGKGAPVRTPMTVEQFLASDDARRRYWVGSHLGWKAFAAAEPNAGHRALAAMEARGTASGVITQNVDGLHVRAGSRRVVELHGTMRRVFCMHCGQVFDRRDLAARVEAANPWITVPENVPLGPDGDVRPESTTGFVIPECTVCGGMLKPDVVFFGEFIPAEKFREAEQLVRTSDALVIAGSSLVVNSGIRLLERARRRRLPIVIINRGQTRGDARASVKIDAGASDVLQAFADDLR from the coding sequence ATGACGACCGTGACCGACCTCGATGCCGCGACGGCCGACGCGATCGCCGCCGCACTGTCCGCCCTCCGCGGGCGGCGGCTGGCGATCCTCACCGGCGCCGGGGTGTCCACCGACTCCGGCATCCCCGATTACCGCGGCAAGGGCGCCCCGGTGCGCACGCCGATGACCGTCGAGCAGTTCCTCGCCAGCGATGACGCGCGCCGCCGATACTGGGTCGGCAGCCACCTCGGCTGGAAGGCGTTCGCCGCGGCCGAGCCGAACGCGGGCCACCGCGCGTTGGCCGCGATGGAGGCACGCGGAACCGCGTCCGGCGTCATCACCCAGAACGTGGACGGTCTGCACGTCCGCGCCGGCAGCCGCCGCGTGGTGGAACTGCACGGCACGATGCGCCGGGTCTTCTGCATGCATTGCGGCCAGGTCTTCGACCGCCGCGACCTCGCGGCGCGCGTCGAGGCGGCGAACCCGTGGATCACCGTGCCGGAGAACGTGCCGCTGGGGCCGGACGGCGACGTGCGGCCCGAGAGCACGACCGGTTTCGTGATCCCGGAGTGCACGGTGTGCGGTGGGATGCTCAAACCCGACGTCGTCTTCTTCGGCGAGTTCATCCCGGCCGAGAAGTTCCGCGAAGCCGAGCAGCTGGTGCGGACCAGCGACGCGCTGGTGATCGCCGGGTCCTCGCTGGTGGTCAATTCCGGCATCCGCCTTCTCGAACGCGCCCGCCGACGCAGGCTCCCGATCGTCATCATCAATCGCGGACAGACCCGCGGCGATGCGCGCGCCAGCGTGAAGATCGACGCCGGCGCCAGCGACGTGCTGCAGGCCTTCGCCGACGACCTGCGCTGA
- a CDS encoding SGNH/GDSL hydrolase family protein — MPDYDESPAATTNIGPHPWRRYVALGDSFTEGIGDPEPGSPGGHRGWADRVAEVLSQQVDDFAYANLAVRGKLIAQIIADQIEPALALKPDLITFSAGGNDVIRPGTDPDEIASRFEDAVVRLTGSGATIVVFTGIDTNFTPVFRPFRGKVAIYNENIRAIAERYDCIVADQWALKEVQDMRFFDVDRLHYNSLGHHEVARMVLRTLNVPNDLQAMQPDPLPTTTWRTARAGDFVWARSHFVPWVLRRVRHESSGDKVTAKRPEPLPVITLAPGRDAAAPRGEGV, encoded by the coding sequence ATGCCCGACTACGACGAGTCCCCCGCCGCCACCACGAACATCGGTCCGCACCCGTGGCGGCGCTATGTCGCCCTCGGCGACTCCTTCACCGAGGGCATCGGCGACCCCGAGCCCGGGTCGCCCGGCGGTCATCGCGGCTGGGCCGATCGCGTCGCCGAGGTGCTCTCCCAGCAGGTCGATGACTTCGCGTATGCCAACCTGGCGGTGCGCGGCAAGCTGATCGCCCAGATCATCGCCGATCAGATCGAACCGGCACTGGCTCTCAAGCCCGACCTGATCACCTTCTCGGCGGGCGGGAACGACGTCATCCGCCCCGGCACCGATCCGGACGAGATCGCGAGCCGCTTCGAGGACGCCGTGGTGCGCCTGACCGGCTCGGGGGCGACGATCGTCGTCTTCACCGGCATCGACACGAACTTCACCCCGGTGTTCCGGCCGTTCCGCGGCAAAGTCGCGATCTACAACGAGAACATCCGCGCGATCGCCGAACGCTACGACTGCATCGTCGCCGACCAGTGGGCGCTGAAGGAAGTGCAGGACATGCGGTTCTTCGACGTGGACCGACTGCACTACAACTCCCTCGGCCACCACGAGGTGGCCCGGATGGTGCTGCGCACGCTCAACGTCCCAAACGATCTGCAGGCGATGCAGCCCGATCCGCTGCCGACGACGACCTGGCGCACCGCGCGTGCCGGCGACTTCGTCTGGGCCCGCTCGCACTTCGTGCCGTGGGTGCTTCGCCGCGTGCGCCACGAGTCCTCCGGCGACAAGGTCACCGCGAAGCGCCCCGAACCGCTGCCGGTGATCACGCTGGCGCCGGGGAGGGATGCCGCGGCACCGCGCGGTGAGGGCGTCTAG
- a CDS encoding DEAD/DEAH box helicase → MDSASQGTASPDIASQEPHIGSFAAEHLSPSYPARAPWGTAQRLRAWQADALDLYFGMDGPDGVGGGPRDFLAAATPGAGKTTFALRLASELMRRRIITRIVVVAPTEHLKTQWADAAARVSIRLDPEFSNRHGMPARQYHGVAVTYAQVAVKASVHQRLIMDARTLVILDEVHHGGDALSWGDALREAYARATRRLLLSGTPFRSDTAPIPFVEYHPDEHGIRLSRTDYNYSYRRALEDGVVRPVMFLVYAGQMRWRTKTGDEMEAQLGQDNTKDVTSQAWRTALDPEGNWIPAVLRSADRRLTEVREQVPDAGGLVIATDQTAARAYAAILHDLTGEAPTVVLSDEAESSSRIEAFSSGTGRWMVAVRMVSEGVDVPRLVVGVYATSASTPLFFAQAIGRFVRARRRGETASVFLPNVPQLLALAHELERQRDHALDRESDGDEWNAEEDLIDAAEREDKAFDALTQEFTYQALGSVAHFDRVLFDGQEFGQLAVPGTPEEEEFLGLPGLLEPEHVHELLMQRQVKQSRHRTARETREAQNATGDVEPALPQALHRTLKEQRQLLNSLVGLYARQTGEAHGLVHAELRRICGGPAVSHATVAQLQSRIDVLRARVRS, encoded by the coding sequence ATGGATTCCGCCTCGCAGGGCACCGCCTCCCCGGACATCGCCTCGCAGGAGCCGCACATCGGCAGCTTCGCCGCGGAGCACCTCTCGCCGTCCTACCCGGCACGCGCGCCGTGGGGAACCGCGCAGCGCCTGCGCGCGTGGCAGGCCGATGCCCTGGATCTCTACTTCGGCATGGACGGGCCCGACGGGGTCGGCGGCGGGCCGCGCGACTTCCTGGCCGCGGCGACGCCGGGCGCCGGCAAGACGACCTTCGCGCTGCGACTGGCCAGTGAGCTCATGCGGCGGCGGATCATCACGCGCATCGTCGTGGTCGCCCCGACCGAGCACCTGAAGACCCAGTGGGCCGACGCCGCGGCACGCGTCTCGATCCGTCTGGATCCCGAGTTCAGCAATCGGCACGGGATGCCCGCACGCCAGTACCACGGCGTCGCGGTGACCTACGCGCAAGTGGCGGTCAAGGCATCCGTCCATCAGCGCCTCATCATGGACGCCCGCACGCTCGTGATCCTCGACGAGGTGCATCACGGCGGTGACGCGCTGAGCTGGGGCGACGCGCTCCGCGAGGCGTATGCGCGGGCGACGCGTCGCCTGCTGCTGTCGGGGACGCCGTTCCGCAGCGACACCGCTCCGATCCCGTTCGTCGAATACCACCCCGACGAGCACGGGATCCGCCTTTCGCGCACCGACTACAACTACAGCTACCGGCGGGCACTGGAAGACGGTGTCGTGCGCCCCGTGATGTTCCTGGTGTACGCGGGGCAGATGCGCTGGCGCACCAAGACCGGCGACGAGATGGAAGCCCAGCTCGGGCAGGACAACACGAAGGACGTCACGTCGCAGGCCTGGCGCACCGCGCTGGATCCCGAGGGGAACTGGATCCCCGCGGTGCTGCGCTCGGCCGATCGGCGGCTGACCGAGGTGCGCGAGCAGGTGCCGGACGCGGGCGGCCTCGTGATCGCCACCGATCAGACGGCGGCGCGGGCGTACGCCGCGATCCTCCACGATCTCACGGGCGAGGCGCCCACCGTCGTCCTGTCCGACGAGGCGGAATCGTCCTCGCGCATCGAGGCATTCTCCAGCGGCACCGGCCGGTGGATGGTCGCCGTGCGCATGGTGTCCGAGGGTGTGGACGTTCCGCGGCTGGTGGTGGGCGTCTACGCGACCTCGGCCTCGACGCCGCTGTTCTTCGCGCAGGCCATCGGCCGATTCGTGCGCGCCCGGCGACGCGGTGAGACCGCGAGCGTGTTCCTCCCGAACGTCCCGCAGCTGCTCGCGCTCGCGCACGAGCTGGAGCGGCAGCGCGATCACGCGCTGGACCGCGAGAGCGACGGCGACGAGTGGAACGCCGAAGAGGATCTCATCGATGCCGCGGAGCGGGAGGACAAGGCATTCGACGCGCTCACGCAGGAATTCACCTATCAGGCGCTCGGCTCGGTCGCCCACTTCGACCGGGTGCTGTTCGACGGCCAGGAGTTCGGACAGCTCGCCGTTCCCGGCACACCCGAGGAGGAGGAGTTCCTCGGCCTGCCCGGCCTCCTCGAGCCGGAGCACGTGCACGAGCTCCTCATGCAGCGTCAGGTCAAGCAGAGCCGGCACCGGACTGCGCGCGAGACTCGGGAGGCCCAGAACGCGACCGGAGACGTCGAACCGGCGCTGCCGCAGGCGCTGCACCGCACCCTCAAGGAGCAGCGTCAGCTGCTGAACAGCCTGGTCGGGCTCTACGCGCGCCAGACCGGTGAGGCGCACGGGCTCGTGCACGCCGAGCTGCGGCGCATCTGCGGCGGTCCTGCGGTCTCGCACGCGACCGTCGCCCAGCTGCAGTCCCGCATCGACGTGCTGCGCGCGCGGGTGCGTTCCTAG
- a CDS encoding VIT1/CCC1 transporter family protein has protein sequence MTAPAQPTARDRRRWERYLVNERAEARVYRQLAARREGEEREILTALADAEGRHEAHWLHLLGGEPARLPRPDAGTVVLAWMARRFGSIFVLALAQNAEARSPYESDPFATPAMAADEKIHHEVVRGLAARGRRRLSGTFRAAVFGANDGLVSNLALILGIGATGVAPQFVLFSGIAGLLAGALSMGAGEFVSVRSQRELLEATEPNDYADDALPHLDLDANELALVYRTRGMPQPEALERARLVVTAAQGGAAPVPRSADRAAEDDVVGSAWSAALSSFLFFASGAIIPVLPWIFGLSGLAAVVTALLLVGMALMATGAMVGLLSGGPPLRRALRQLLIGYGAAAVTYVLGWVFGVSVG, from the coding sequence GTGACCGCGCCCGCACAGCCCACCGCCCGCGACCGGCGACGCTGGGAGCGATACCTGGTCAACGAGCGCGCCGAGGCGCGCGTCTACCGGCAGCTCGCCGCCCGCCGCGAGGGGGAGGAGCGGGAGATCCTGACCGCGCTCGCCGACGCGGAAGGCCGCCACGAGGCGCACTGGCTGCATCTGCTCGGCGGCGAGCCCGCGCGGCTTCCCCGACCGGACGCCGGCACCGTGGTGCTGGCGTGGATGGCGCGCCGCTTCGGCTCGATCTTCGTCCTGGCGCTCGCGCAGAACGCCGAGGCGCGCTCGCCCTACGAGAGCGATCCCTTCGCGACGCCCGCCATGGCCGCCGACGAGAAGATCCACCACGAGGTCGTCCGCGGGCTGGCCGCGCGCGGTCGCCGGCGACTGTCCGGCACCTTCCGGGCGGCGGTCTTCGGCGCCAATGACGGGCTGGTGTCGAACCTGGCCCTCATCCTGGGCATCGGCGCGACCGGCGTGGCGCCGCAGTTCGTCCTCTTCAGCGGGATCGCGGGGCTGCTGGCCGGCGCCCTGTCGATGGGCGCCGGAGAATTCGTCTCGGTCCGCTCGCAGCGCGAGCTGCTGGAGGCGACCGAGCCCAACGACTACGCGGACGATGCCCTGCCGCACCTCGATCTCGATGCCAACGAACTCGCCCTCGTGTATCGGACGAGAGGGATGCCCCAGCCCGAGGCCCTCGAACGCGCACGGCTCGTCGTGACCGCCGCGCAGGGCGGGGCGGCGCCGGTCCCGCGCAGCGCCGATCGCGCCGCCGAGGACGACGTCGTGGGCAGCGCGTGGAGCGCAGCCCTCTCGAGCTTCCTGTTCTTCGCGTCGGGTGCGATAATCCCCGTCCTGCCCTGGATCTTCGGGCTCTCCGGGCTCGCGGCGGTGGTGACGGCGCTCCTCCTCGTGGGCATGGCGCTCATGGCCACCGGCGCGATGGTGGGCCTGCTCTCCGGCGGTCCGCCGCTTCGTCGGGCGCTGCGTCAGCTGCTGATCGGCTACGGCGCAGCCGCGGTCACCTACGTGCTCGGATGGGTGTTCGGCGTCTCGGTCGGGTAG
- a CDS encoding M20/M25/M40 family metallo-hydrolase has protein sequence MPSHDSELPEVVRIARDLIRFDTSNFGGGDARGEREAAEYVADYLRELGLEPEFYEPIPRRTNVMARVAGRNADKPALVLHGHLDVVPAMAQDWSVDPFAGEIRDGMLWGRGAVDMKDMDAMILTSVAEILRAGERPERDLILVFFADEENGGVEGSHLVVQDRPEWFAGATEAISEVGGYSIVVGDRRAYLLQVGEKALIWIRLRARGRAGHGSRVHPDNAVTRLAEAVAALGRTEWPIRLTATTEAMLAGLAELSGSDADPDDLARTTGPAEGFIRSTLRTTSNPTGLTAGYKHNVIPDAAEALIDVRTLPGAEDAALEDIRRIIGDDVEIEIVVRDIGLEVPFEGDLVDAMVAALDREDPGVPVIPYLMGGGTDNKALAGLGITGYGFAPLRLPEDLDFTGMFHGVDERVPVEALVFGQRVLTDLLRTY, from the coding sequence ATGCCCTCGCACGATTCAGAGCTGCCGGAAGTCGTCCGGATCGCCCGTGATCTGATCCGGTTCGACACCTCGAACTTCGGCGGCGGCGACGCCCGCGGCGAGCGGGAGGCCGCCGAGTACGTCGCGGACTACCTCCGCGAACTGGGGCTCGAGCCGGAGTTCTACGAGCCGATCCCGCGCCGGACCAACGTCATGGCGCGCGTTGCGGGACGCAACGCCGACAAGCCCGCACTGGTCCTGCACGGACACCTGGATGTGGTTCCGGCGATGGCGCAGGACTGGTCGGTCGATCCGTTCGCGGGTGAGATCAGGGACGGGATGCTGTGGGGCCGCGGTGCCGTGGATATGAAGGACATGGACGCCATGATCCTGACCTCCGTCGCGGAGATCCTCCGCGCCGGTGAGCGACCCGAGCGCGACCTCATCCTGGTGTTCTTCGCCGACGAGGAGAACGGCGGTGTGGAGGGCTCGCACCTCGTGGTGCAGGATCGTCCGGAGTGGTTCGCGGGTGCGACCGAGGCGATCAGCGAGGTCGGCGGATATTCGATCGTGGTCGGCGACCGCCGCGCATACCTGCTGCAGGTGGGGGAGAAGGCGCTGATCTGGATCCGGCTGCGCGCACGGGGCCGTGCCGGGCACGGCAGCCGCGTGCACCCCGACAACGCGGTGACCCGCCTGGCCGAGGCGGTCGCGGCGCTGGGACGCACCGAGTGGCCGATCCGGCTGACCGCGACCACTGAGGCGATGCTCGCCGGACTGGCCGAGCTCAGCGGCTCCGACGCCGATCCCGACGATCTGGCGCGGACGACGGGTCCCGCCGAGGGCTTCATCCGCTCGACGCTGCGGACCACCTCCAATCCCACCGGGCTGACCGCCGGCTACAAGCACAACGTGATCCCGGATGCAGCGGAGGCGCTCATCGACGTGCGCACGCTCCCGGGCGCCGAGGACGCCGCGCTCGAGGACATCCGCCGGATCATCGGCGACGACGTCGAGATCGAGATCGTCGTCCGCGACATCGGCCTGGAGGTGCCCTTCGAGGGGGATCTCGTGGACGCGATGGTCGCCGCACTCGATCGCGAGGACCCCGGCGTCCCGGTGATCCCGTACCTGATGGGCGGGGGGACCGACAACAAGGCCCTCGCCGGGCTGGGCATCACCGGCTACGGCTTCGCGCCACTTCGCCTGCCGGAGGACCTGGACTTCACGGGCATGTTCCACGGCGTCGACGAGCGCGTACCGGTGGAGGCCCTGGTCTTCGGCCAGCGCGTGCTCACCGACCTGCTTCGCACCTACTGA
- a CDS encoding TrmH family RNA methyltransferase — protein sequence MDVLEIGDPADPRLADYRDLTDVALRRILEPAGGLYIAESAKVIARALAAGHTPRSVLVQSKWLGEVEAVLGGRETVVYVVDADIAESLTGFAVHRGALAAMHRPVLPTVQEVIQRARLVMILEDIMDHTNVGAVFRSAAALGVDAVLISPRCADPLYRRSVRVSMGTVFQVPWTRLPEWREASGILHDAHFHLAALALTEDAVPLDVFAARRPERVALLLGAEGDGLSRRALAAADTVVTIPMAGGVDSLNVAAASAVAIWALRSGAAA from the coding sequence GTGGACGTTCTCGAGATCGGCGATCCGGCGGATCCGCGCCTGGCGGACTACCGCGACCTGACCGACGTGGCGCTGCGGCGCATCCTGGAGCCGGCGGGCGGCCTCTACATCGCCGAGTCCGCAAAGGTGATCGCGCGTGCGCTCGCCGCCGGTCACACTCCGCGTTCCGTGCTCGTCCAGTCCAAGTGGCTGGGCGAGGTCGAGGCTGTGCTGGGCGGCCGCGAGACTGTCGTCTACGTCGTCGATGCGGACATCGCCGAATCGCTCACCGGGTTCGCCGTCCACCGCGGAGCGCTGGCAGCCATGCACCGACCCGTTCTGCCCACGGTGCAGGAGGTGATCCAGCGGGCTCGGCTCGTGATGATCCTCGAGGACATCATGGATCACACGAACGTCGGTGCGGTCTTCCGCAGCGCTGCCGCCCTCGGCGTGGACGCGGTGCTGATCTCGCCGCGCTGCGCCGACCCGCTGTACCGCCGGAGCGTGCGGGTGAGCATGGGCACTGTCTTCCAGGTGCCGTGGACCCGGCTGCCGGAATGGCGCGAGGCGAGCGGCATCCTCCACGACGCGCACTTCCACCTCGCGGCGCTGGCGCTGACCGAGGACGCCGTTCCGCTGGACGTGTTCGCCGCGCGCCGTCCCGAGCGGGTCGCACTGCTGCTCGGCGCCGAAGGCGACGGGCTGAGCCGTCGTGCGCTCGCCGCGGCGGACACGGTGGTGACCATCCCGATGGCGGGCGGGGTCGACTCACTCAACGTCGCCGCGGCCAGCGCTGTGGCGATCTGGGCCCTGCGCTCGGGCGCAGCCGCGTGA